A window from Acropora palmata chromosome 14, jaAcrPala1.3, whole genome shotgun sequence encodes these proteins:
- the LOC141866811 gene encoding potassium channel subfamily K member 15-like — translation MASIGSLLKKTIFRVFAFAIMVTVGSFVFSILEREHAENTTKSSKATLAKLRKDMALKYNMTKAEFDSFAGRSHEVLGQIGSPKWDYVDSLRFAFETLTTIGYGAITPSTETGQGLCIAFALLGIPVTILAFQAVGELISRGISAIIAKTDKHCFNRKPLNVEAKTTVVTCVLMIAMLVSGAGLQMLLEDRSFVVGLYFCFVTFATIGYGDYLPGKYSVLSLKVTISLIWTTLGLCVVSSVLNAIAAFLAKRQASSFDACACYCTCDEQDWKSGEGDEKDYSDVNCKENMAYKKNGTMKVNGNGNWKKTPGHYCKRPNLYRSMTYV, via the exons ATGGCTTCGATCGGTTCTTTATTAAAAAAGACCATCTTTCGCGTGTTTGCCTTTGCAATCATGGTAACCGTTGGAtcgtttgttttctcaatacTTGAGAGGGAACATGCAGAGAATACCACCAAATCCTCCAAAGCGACCCTTGCGAAGCTGCGCAAAGACATGGCACTGAAGTATAATATGACGAAGGCAGAATTCGATAGTTTCGCCGGGCGATCTCATGAAGTTCTGGGACAAATTGGCAGCCCGAAATGGGACTACGTGGACAGCCTGCGGTTTGCCTTTGAAACGCTCACCACAATTG GATATGGCGCCATTACTCCGTCCACCGAAACTGGTCAGGGCTTGTGCATCGCGTTTGCGCTTCTTGGAATTCCTGTGACGATTCTGGCTTTTCAGGCAGTTGGCGAGCTCATAAGTCGAGGGATCAGTGCTATCATCGCCAAGACAGATAAACACTGCTTTAATCGAAAGCCTTTGAACGTTGAAGCAAAGACCACGGTTGTGACATGCGTACTCATGATAGCCATGCTCGTGAGTGGGGCTGGGTTGCAAATGTTACTGGAGGATCGGTCGTTCGTTGTAGgactttatttttgtttcgtgACCTTCGCTACGATAGGTTACGGAGATTATCTACCAGGCAAATACTCGGTATTGTCGCTCAAGGTTACGATTTCCCTGATTTGGACCACGTTGGGGCTCTGTGTGGTTTCCAGTGTGCTCAATGCGATCGCGGCATTCCTCGCCAAGCGACAAGCTTCAAGTTTCGACGCATGCGCGTGCTACTGCACCTGTGATGAGCAGGACTGGAAGAGTGGAGAGGGAGACGAGAAGGATTATAGCGACGTCaactgcaaagaaaatatGGCATATAAGAAGAATGGAACGATGAAGGTTAATGGAAAtggaaactggaaaaaaactCCAGGACATTACTGCAAAAGGCCGAATCTTTATCGAAGCATGACCTATGTGTAA
- the LOC141866774 gene encoding uncharacterized protein LOC141866774, which yields MSSVSMPCLHQAVCSGRFHQTRLFLDIGVKPSMTDNQGRTPLMLAACIINETVALRIARLLLSRGARVDCTDFLGRTALSYACEKGRCRLVSLLLDDDSADVNMADRDGNTPLMYAAMSGDVATLREILQVVVKYRLSVDLRNKKGFSAYLLAARMANTECAKILKTEAKASVDVRDTELFLSGKEWARKVRRNLGEGEETKARKARPNTSMEFGRTSAINPRVFSRLRTRSVNMTSRNTVTGNPSYPYVEEETSNGHDSITSSDSSSENQETSIPSNVRTHSHVLHAIFSQYAKIDTRPSVTIAERRFVSPTSAVDLSTPLKSTTRNSSRRKTRKKIVSPV from the coding sequence ATGAGTAGCGTATCTATGCCTTGTCTTCACCAAGCTGTTTGCTCGGGACGATTTCATCAAACTCGTTTGTTTCTAGATATTGGAGTGAAGCCGTCTATGACAGACAACCAAGGACGCACTCCTCTTATGCTGGCAGCTTGCATCATAAATGAGACTGTAGCGTTACGTATTGCACGTCTCCTGTTAAGTCGTGGAGCACGTGTGGATTGCACGGACTTCCTCGGAAGGACGGCGCTGTCGTACGCATGCGAGAAAGGTCGCTGTAGACTGGTTAGTCTCCTTTTAGATGACGATTCTGCTGATGTAAACATGGCTGACAGAGACGGCAATACACCTCTGATGTACGCTGCAATGTCGGGCGATGTTGCAACACTTAGGGAAATATTACAGGTTGTAGTGAAGTACAGACTCAGCGTGGACCTGCGAAACAAGAAAGGCTTTTCAGCTTATCTACTCGCTGCGCGAATGGCCAACACGGAATGCGCGAAGATTCTGAAAACAGAGGCGAAGGCTTCCGTGGATGTTAGGGATACAGAATTATTCTTAAGTGGCAAGGAATGGGCTAGAAAAGTAAGAAGAAATTTGGGAGAAGGTGAAGAAACGAAAGCAAGGAAAGCACGTCCAAATACCTCTATGGAGTTTGGTCGCACTTCCGCGATTAACCCGCGGGTATTTTCCCGTTTAAGAACTCGCAGTGTAAATATGACGTCACGCAATACCGTGACAGGAAATCCTTCGTACCCTTACGTGGAGGAAGAAACTAGCAACGGGCATGATTCAATAACAAGTTCTGATAGTTCATCtgaaaatcaagaaaccaGTATACCTTCAAATGTTCGGACGCATTCTCATGTTTTACACGCCATTTTTAGCCAGTATGCCAAGATTGATACCAGGCCATCGGTCACTATAGCTGAGCGGAGGTTCGTTAGTCCTACATCAGCAGTTGACTTAAGTACCCCGTTAAAATCAACGACTCGAAATTCAAGTCGTAGAAAAACCAGAAAGAAAATAGTGTCGCCAGTATAA